A segment of the Arachis hypogaea cultivar Tifrunner chromosome 5, arahy.Tifrunner.gnm2.J5K5, whole genome shotgun sequence genome:
ctctgcatgtgtaaagctcaagctcagcccaagcacacatcaaagtgggccccgaaagtggatttctgcacttagaattatttctgtaaaccctagtagctagtctagtataaatagaactttttactattgtattttcatctgggattttacatctttgatcacattttgggggctggccattcggccatgcctgaaccatcacttatgtattttcaacagtggagtttctacacaccatagattaaaggtgtggagctctgcttacctcgagtattaatgcaattactactattttctattcaattcagcttatttttgttctaagatattagctgcacttcaacatgatggatgtgatgatccgtgacactcatcatcattttcacctatgaatgcgtgactgataaccacttctgttctaccttagaacgagtgaatatctcttagattccttaatcagaatcttcgtggtataagctagaattattggcggccattcttgagaatccggaaagtctaaaccttgtctgtggtattctgagtaggattcagggattgaatgactttgacgagcttcaaactcgcgattgttgggcgtggtgacagacgcaaaagaatcaatggattctattccgacatgattgagaaccgacagatgattagctgtgctgtgacagagcatttgaaccatttttactgagaagatgggaagtagccattgacaacattgatgccctacatacagcttgccataaaaaggagtaagaagaattggatgaaggcagtaggaaagcagagattcaacaggaacaaagcatctccatacatttatttgaaattcctaccaatgatttacataagtatctctatctttattttccgtTTATTTAtccttatattcgaaaaccattattaccatttgaatctacctaactgagatttacaatatgaccatagcttgcttcataccaacaatctccgtaggatcgacccttactcacgtaaggtattacttggacgacccagtgcacttgctggttagttgtgcaaagttgtgacaaagtgtgattcacatttgagagctccaagtctattggcgccattgttgatgatcacaaattACGCGCACCAGTAACTTTGAAATATTAACAGAATAATAAGTAGCAAACACTACAATAtacaaactcaaataaaaaattttccttTCTCCTAACATATTgtcattcatatatttttttcatttgatgTATCTTTTTTTCTAGAATTTTAGTCATCTCTTTcaatagtaaaaatttaaaaaaatatataaaacaaaagatagaaagaaagaaagaaataaagaagagagAAATCATTTCTGTGCTTTATTTTTGAAGCATGATGTGCAATGTTTCTTTTGCAAATTGAGACACTTTTATTTGAACTGTATGTTGCTATAAAACCTTCAGATTATTAAAAAGCATGACATACTACACTTTTCAATAAGCAAACCAAATGttggtgaaaaaaaataaatttctttagAGAAAAAAGAAATCTTATgaggttttaatttaaaaaaaataaaaaattaaaagagataagaATAAGTCACAAGTTACCTAAGTACATCATAACTACTTTCCTTGACTCATGTATAAATTGACTCACTTTATTCTATTTGACtaaaaatttttcatattttatcaatcaattaatcaatcacttcataaaaaaaaatactaatcgcAAAAGTTATAAACACTTCCAATATCAACAAATGACAACCAATAATCTAAATCAAGatttagggatttaaataggaATTAGAAGCATATacacaattttaaaattctttgCATTCTGAGCCACTTCAATTTTACTTTAACAGCGTCTTCTTGCTTGCACTTTGTTACCACCAACCAACGAAGTTGTAACTATTTCATCCAACATAAAGAAACTTAAACAactaataatataatttgaatatGCTCGTTCTAAGCCAAAAAAAGGAACATATAATAAGTTTCGTAGTAATGATAAAACCACTATTAGAACATGGGAAAATCAAGTTTtcattttatcattaaaaaatcaAGTATTCATTCATATTTAACTTTTGCCCACTTTCCCGCAAATTTGACTATTGAATCAAAAAAGATTTTATGTTTCTTTGCACAACCAACTAACACACAAATTTTAATGTTTTCTTTTATCTTCCTATGATTGCATGTTTCTTACCAAAACAAACCTTCAAAAAAACTTGAAGACACACATATAACTAATCCATGAACACATAGTTATGAGAAAATAAATGAGATGAAAACTAAAATTCACATTTTATATTTCAAAGAGAGTAGATAGAAATGATCATAACGTGAACAGCTCAAAAAAATCAGTTGTGCATTTCAAGCCAAACTATTCCAAGAATCTGCAGCTCCAGAGGACATATATCATACATAAAAAAACACAATTAAATATTTGATCTTAATCTTTTATATTGAAGctgtgttttcttttttcttctttcaatgATATCGTCCTTTTAAAAATTGATGAATTCTTAACACGATGATGATGTATTATGTATATACTTCTACGTTGATAAGACCATAAACGGTTGCATTTTATCACACATCAACATTAATATGCCAATTTGGGAACTAAGAATTTAGACATGCAGCTCTACCACTGAGATATAAGAGATACTAAATATGTGACAAGAACAAGTATTTgacaacaatatttttttttatcagaaaCAAAAATTACACAATAGTAGTAGGAAAAGGCCTATCATCCATTCTCTACATTCAAAATCAAACTCTACAAACTCGATAACTTTTAAAAGGGATTACAAACGatgtttatttttgtattttttttctttttctctgaaaGAGAAATGTTCCCTATCAGGAACACTTTTCTCACTGTTAAGTTTATTCATCCATCCGAATGATGCACTTGATGGACTCTCCTTTCAGCATCAAATTAAAAGGCTTGTTAATCTCTGGGAACGGAACGGTGTGAGTGATAAATTTCTCAAGTTCCAACTCCTGAATTATAACCAATGAAGAGATCCATTAGCAACATGAATAAAAACATATCAACTTGTTAAGACTACAATGAAGAGTTTAGTATAAAAAGCTTACCCCTTTCATGTACTTCTCCACAACATTAGGAAGATTGGTTCGGGGTTTGTAGTTACCATAGAAGGTACCCTTGAGAGTTCTCTCATTCAAGAAGTTCATAGGATGAGTTTTGAAAACATCATCTTTGATTGGCATACCAACAAGAATAGCAACACCCCAACCCTGAAAAGGAAATATAATATTTAAGTTTCAGTATTAGTAAATAACTTATCAAAACAACATTatagcaacaaattaaaaaaagaacaaGTTCTGATTCAATTACATCATGGACATATTCAAATGCTGAGATCATAGCTTTGATGCTGCCAGTACATTCAACAGAACGATCTACGCCTCTATTGGTCATTTCAACAATTACCTGTTGAGTAACATCAAAATCTTAGTCTTTCTTCCATGAAAcaaacttttcaaaaaatatgcaagacatcataaaattgaaatttaagcaaaataaaaagcaatgtcAAGGAATCCAACACTGTCCCCACCAAAGAAGGGCTTTCTTTTGCTGCACTTTCCAAAAGCTTCTTCCACCCTCTCAATCACTTCTTCCATCACCTTATAATATggctccctctcttcttctgTTTCAATAGTTATAATGCTCTTCGTAGAAGGAAACTACTACCACATTTGCACATAAAGGAAAAAATTGTTAAGAGAAAGCTAACTAATTAGAGTAACTACTATAACCTACCAACTAATCTTAAGTTATTAACTGACAACATGTAACAAACTTTCATGTGAACTCCATGGAAGTTTATTTTATTGAAATAATAGTATaatcaatataattaataaaaataatctaatCATAGTGAGCTAGTTATAAAGTTGTTAATAAAGAATGGAGTTACTGATGGTCTTTAAACAATTCAAAGTCTCTGAAAACTCACCAACATAAACTTTTAAGATCTTTTACTCGATAATTAGAAATAATCCAACTTTAATGAAACAATGAGAAAAAAACAGCAAAAATAGCAAAAACTCAGatcgaaaaaaacaaaaagaaatcacCTTTTCATCTATATAAGTGGCTCAAAAGCGAGCAATTGCTCTGTCATAAGGATCAGAAGGAAGGATTGAAGGGGCATTATTATTGGACCAACTCTGATCAATGTATTCGACTATGATGAGAGACTTAGAGATGGGTTTGCCATGGCGGATTAGAATAGGGACCCTCGCATACACAGGATTAGACCTCTCTTCAAATTCTTAATGCTCAATGGACTTGATTCTAGCTACGCCTCATCAGATATGCCAAAGTATTCAAAATTGAAAACACCTGTGCAGATATAGAAATATGAAGACAGAAAGCTATTCATCAAATAGaaagaaatattatatttgatttacAAACTGTACTGATACCATTTCTGAAAGAAACAATACATTTTTTTGCCAAAAATGATTTCTCAAAGAAAAGGTATACTTACCGAGGGCCCATGCTTCTTCGGCCTTCGCCGACTCTTTTTCCCTTCTGCAAGAAGACCTGCAACTGAAGAACCgaaaaaaaaatgtcaaattaGCAATGTCATGGTTATTGGTTAGATTTAGAAGAAAATGGTACACAAATTGAACAATTTCAAGTTGGTCAACCAGATTTCAAGATAGTTTCATAGAGATGCCCAATCTCATCCCCACACAAACCAAGGTCTATAGTGATCTCCTACTATTTGCTAGAAGATCTTCATCAATTGCTATTGAATTCTGCAGGgaacaaatcaaaacaaaatggACTTCAACCCATGCATAGTTTGCATGTATTCAAAGAGTTGAACCAATTATCAAACCCCAAAAAAATTGTATTCATATAATTAAAATCTTCAAACTGTATATTAAGTAAATAAATGTTTATTAGAAGCAAAAACAACATAGTGTTGATATAGCTTCTAAATGTTAAGTGTAACAATCCTATTAATTCAAAATCCCACTCATCATGTTATATGTAATATCCATAATATTCAACGACCGTTTAATAGATATTAgtgaaatttcaaaaaaaaaagtttttagacACTAcaatcaaaaatctaatttatcaTTTCTCAAGCAACAGAAAAATGAGACATCAGTAATAAACTGTAACTTGCAAACCCCATCTCCCTTTTTGACATAATCACCCTTTTTCCTTGTAAAAGTAATGCTGTCGACCATAGTAGCTCCTATTGCAACAAACACCACCTGAATCTAAATCATATATTACTCCCAGATATAGgttaaaaaaaacactaaatatcAGGCGCACAGCTATGAGATAACTTTGTTGTGAATACAAAAACGTGTAGTTTCAATTCTAGGATGATGGctatttataaattattcaaGGTAAGAAATGTAAGCTTTTACATTTTTCGCAACCCAGCCAATGGTGAAATAACAAATTGGAATTGTTATCCACAAAGTAATATTCTCCAATAAATTCACGTGGCAGAATTTTGAGCAGGACCTAGTTATGAACTTGGGCATTTGTAAATTAAAATTGATAGGGATGACAAACCTTTCCAAAATTTACAGTAGAAATTATTGAAACAACTTGCTTATTCTCCGTGAATACAATACAATACTTGCTATTTACAGCAATTGGATTGaccttaaaaaaatactaatgacAATCAACACCAAGAAAAGTAGAAAACATAAATGTAAAATAATTCTCCTTAGGTCATTATCTCATATCGTATATAAGCATCCAGGGATGTCAACAAATTGCTCAATAGTTCATGATACTGGAACATGGAAATGGTGATAATCCTGCAATAAAAAagcattcaaataaaaatttgcaATCAAATTACTTGCAAAATGAAAGTGAATTTGAAAGAAATAAGACACAAAAAAAGCAACAAATACTTGTGGTGCCAAATGGAATATTACCAAAGTTTCATTAACAAAAGTATTAGAACACATTTCTTTCTCCAAAAGACCTTGAACTGAAAATTTTTGACCCTAAAATGAACAATCAACAACCATAAATATACATAATTTAAGTTGAAAGAATTAAACGACAGAATATATTCCAATTTTCAAGGAACATAAAATCTTCAAAATTAAGGAAGAAGTTGAAATATAAAATGTGATCAAGAAATGGTAGTAGATATACTAATAGTTACCTGAAACCAGTATTCATCATGCATCACTTGATATTATGTAAAAACCAAATGGTTTCATATGTTACAATTCTTACATCTCTTGCTTGATGTTAAGCAAATGTGGAAGAATAAAAACCAAATGGCCGACTCTTCTTCTGAATTGTTCAATTTGTGTACCGCTTATCTTCAAAAGAACTGAAAAAATGTCAAAAAGGGTGGAAAATCAAAATTTGAAGACAAATTAAGATAGGTTCGCAAAGGAATCAAAATACGATCATTAATAGTTTGGAAATCAAGATTAAAACCTGaattatattgttatatatttGAGAAAGAGTAAGTAGCTAGGCtaccaaaaataaagaaaatttaattaaatgaaGAACTAATAGAATAATGAAATATATGAATATATTCATCCGTATATGAATATCAAATACTTTTCAGTTTTTCACGTTCTTGTATTTTGAGTACAAAATTTAGGAGAATTGTTCTAAATTCTAACTGAGCTACTCTAGCAGAATTTTTTTAGTGCACGAAAAGCTTTTAAATTTCCTAGGACTTGATTAACCTTTTTCAAATTTCCTAGTACCATCAaaagctattttttaaaaaattttaatagatgAAATATCATTAACTAAAAGAGACTAATCCATACATAAATCTCATAGCCTCAAAAGTTTCATTTAATGAATATGCCATGCACAAGAAGATGTAATACACACTTAACATTACAGCATCTGAAGTACCTTTTTCAGCTTGAATAGCTTGTTCCATAGACTGCACAACATCTTCAAGTAATGGCAATCCCATTCTATAGTTGAGGGAGTTACCATAACCCTTAAGAATATAAGTCTCCAAGTCATCTGTCCACTCCAACAACATAATCTATTTACACAAGAATGAACATTTTAAGAATTCATAGATGCAAACAGCAAGGAAAAAGGTGCAACGACATGTTAACATGGTTGTTGCAGAAACAAGAATAATAAGCTAACTTTTTCATACCCATTCAACAATAGAAACTTTTTAAGCATTCAAACTTCAGTTTAACAGTAAACCACCTTTATGGAATCTGCAGTTTTATTTCAAGATAAAAAAAGCCGAAAAACCATATCAATATATCAAAGTTTCATTTTATTATCTtcagttttgatttttcttttggtGTATTGTTGTTTGTATAATTTTTGTTAGTTAGTTCTAATCTATCTTAATTTAcatacaaataaagaaaaagtatatCATTTGGTCACAAAATAGACTCACAGCATCACTACAAACGTACCTCAGAAGGGCGAAAAAGACTTCATGCTTGATTGGTAATAAGAGAATCAAACTCTATAGCATCACTAagattttccttttcttctaaTTAAAACATCAAAGATTATATATAAATTCAGAAGAAAAACATGGTGAAAACCAACTACAGAAGAGAATGAAGAAATGTTACCTGTTTACACAAAAACCAAAGAGATGATATATCCTGTCTTGTAAAATTCAGTCCATAGCGCCCAATTAACTATACCCAACAGTCTAAAATTTAGATCAAACATTATCTTCGTAATTTTCAGATCTCAAATCTGAAAAATTTCAAATGACCAGAAAATTATTATAATCTTAAGCTCGAGGCTCCCAAGAAATGACTTCAACCCATTGTTCTCCAGTATCATGTTCAGCACGACTGCTTATGCTCAAAAGAaccaaaaaaatgtaaaaaaggtaaaaaattaaaatagaagaagggCAACCAAGATCCAAATCACAGTGAAAAGTATAGCACCTCACCTGGCGAAACTCCTCGAAACCGTCACTATTCATCGGTCCGAACCCGTCGCCAGGGCCGATTGGGTGGAAACCTACAGTCCTATTAGGAGAGCAACGTGGTGGCCTTTGGAAGTCCCGGCCACCAGAGCGGAAATGCACGGGGCTCAGACAAGAGTTGTGGTACGTCATCGGAGAATCAGAGAAGCAAGAGTGAGACCTCGAAGAGTGACGGTGGCCATGAGAATcatcgttgttgttgttgtttctgtAGCAGTATCCTCTGTACCTATCCAGCTTGGCCAACACTAAATTGGAATGAAGAAGATCACTCTTGGGGTTGAAGGGTAAGAAGGGAAGGGGAAGAGAGAAAGGAGGAGAGTATGCAGCAAGTAACTCACCCACTCCCTTTGAAAAGGATGTCAGGTTGCGTGAGAGAGAAGGTGAACGGGATGGCTGACGACTACTGTCAGAGGAGCACATGCATCCTTGAACGTGAGAAGTCAGGTGGAGGAGGTGCTACCATGGAGGAGAGCCTCCACCTGGGACTGGAACCGGCGTGGAATGCGGGAAGCTTTCCAGCTCGGAGATGAAATCACGCCTATCTAATATATAATGATAGGAAAAATTTTAGGTATGTCAAAGATTGAAATTCCGATTGTTATGTCCattaagatataaaataaaaaaatgttaatggCTCTGATTGTTTTGAGTGAAATTGTGGTGGAGTCTTTAATTTTATAGTGTTGCAAAGGCCTTAACCTGTAGTGCCGTTATACTAACCTGATGGTTTATTAATTACAGGCAATGTGTAGTTTGTCAGCCAGAGCTCAATCAGACTAGCCAACTAATGTGAGGAGCCGTTCTAATATGTGAAAGCATAGCATTTTTGGATCTAGACATAATGGACTTGTATGTTATTAATAAAGtagagtttttttctttttttttttttggcttataGAATGTTGATTAATGATTCCATATTGTAGATAGCTtggtgaacaaaaaaaaaattgtagataaaaaattgaattataaatttttggcaaaaaaaaaaaaagttgtaaaTATTTTTACATGGCAGTCGCGTATAAAGATAAAAGTTTATAAGGTCCTCTTTACATATAATCTGTGAGTGAATAAGATTATGtaagagaaaaaatttttgaaagatgaaaataAGGGTGTGGTGGTATGTATACATTTTAGAAGACGGTGTTATTGAGAATAAATAGCATGAATACAATTTAATCTATTATATATAAGATAATGtgttattattatatgtattatttaattaatataattattatatgtattattaaactaaataattaatataataagatTTTCGATTAAATCTAAAAACTTAGTATTGtggtaaaaattataatattaagacatatattttttacaatttattttaaattgttcttggttgtatgatattattaaaatgatatatatatatatatatatatatatatatatatatatatatatatatatatagagagagagagagagagagagagaactattgaattaactcattttgaatatttttatttatcatataAGAATTCTTTTTAAGTTGAGATTATCATGATAATTAACAaagtatttattatattttgatttcAGACATATAATATTTTAGGATACTAGTTAAATACATATTGgatataatttaaatacttgtaaaattaattattagtcaataataaatTCGTCAACTTTTGATAAATTTTGAGTTATATGATTATAATGattgaattaaataaaatcttatcTAAGCAAATTGAATAAATAAAGAAATGAGTTATTGGAGTTCATTAGGATAATGGTAATAAGTTAGAGTTTGATAATTAAATCCTACTCTAAAGATTAACAAAGAGCCAAAAATTATGGAAgaaattatactttatttttctcttattcTAATTAGTAAAAAGATATTACTTCACACTGTTAGATGTCGAAGAATATTACTAAACGCCAAATTTTATTAGTAAATTTAATAATAGACTACTCGCTTAGTATTGAATTTATAGAATCACACACTAACGAATATTACAATTTTTGCTAaagaattatttaaatattattttgatttaataaaataaataattatcttaATTCGAATAGAATATTGTTATTTTTTGCTAGAaccaattatataataattttatgataatttaaaatgttaaatgatcattcaaaataattaattattttactgttttaaattataaatttttaatcataagattttaatttgaaataaaataaaatttaaaatcataaaaaatatcacatatatatatatatatatatatatatatatatatatatatatatatatatattatgagacTGGTAAAGAAAACCGTcacacaactttatttctttacttaaaaagtaattttttagtGCAAGGAATTGTAAAAATATTTCTCAATTTACATGATATTACGGTTTGTttccataaatattttttaaaaaggtatttttacTCTTCAAAATCACAAGCtcttaattttgtatttaataaataaaaaatattatatttttgtacttacaatttttaaaaaataagaatacttttaaaaatatatatagtgaaattttttaaaattaatttgtacttatcaaaattaaaaaatctaatataaaattatacattaattaattttaaaatttaacttttaaatttatactattataatatttttaaattttaaaaactattttaccaaacacaattaatattatttgtacttattaaaaattatttttaatttaatttatcaaatataaatattataattttaaaaaaataatttttataaactatttttaaaaaataaaaaatatattttagtttaattgtGAATACACATAGCAATTTTATACtatcaaagaaaaaaattttgtacTCAGATATTATATATGATCTATATTGTTTAGATAACATTTTaagtacaaaataaataaattatggaataatttattattttatctgtGTTATAAATTCTTACTAATTATTATAatttctgttttctttattttttttggcttttatcatggtttttttttttttgttattggatTTTATCATGATTAAACTCTTGCAGTAAACAAATCAATCTATAGTATGACCTCATTCCTATCCCAAACATTATAAAATCAAAAGTCAAAACTATAATGTCCATTCACCATTCCTAGTTTCCTACCACGGCTACCTATGAAGCCATCCAAACTATTGGAAGAACTTCAAGTATACCAAGAACATCGGTGTTTCAATTGTTTTAACCGTTagtctaaattataaaaaatatatataatatattaattaaaatcaacagttAAAATAACTGAAACATCGGTGTTTTCGATATATTTAAAAGTTTTCCCAAACTATTTTATGATTCCATCTACTCATGTTGCAACTAAAGCCAGCAACCAATACGTGATATTGGCGGCCTTTTTTCGTCTTTCTAAATCCTAATAGACATATATTTTGGTAATTTTACTGCTCactaaaaacaaaacataaatcTGTCATCAGTCTGTACATGGAAGATTGAAATTCTAATAAATGAAAGGACTTGTCATACTAGACACTTTTCCTATATTATATTAATCCATGACTCCATGTAAATGAGATATGAATCCCCTTACAAATATTGGAGTTGAAAGGAGTCACCTTCTCGCAAATATAAATTTATCAAAGAAGCTTGCAAGAGAATGATGTTTCTAAGTGCTTAGTACTGTAAGCATATTTCGGTAGGGGGCAAATAAATTATAGATTAAGGACCCAAGTGCATTCTTTTGCTGCCAAAATCTAGTCTATTATGGTTCGTTCATGTAACATATATAGAATCATTTTATTAACTGTAATTCCTCATGATCATCTTGTGTTGGACACGTGTCACTTAAAACGATTCGCCAACCAAATTCTTAATCAAATCTTAATCTTAAGTATAGGCAGCATTATATTTAATTACCATATTAAAGTTGTTGTAGTGTACGTATCCATCAAAGAAGAGGGGACTTATGCTGGAGGAAGATCTGTCGTCTTTATTTGTCTTTGGTAGTGCTTATTGTAAAta
Coding sequences within it:
- the LOC112799620 gene encoding alcohol dehydrogenase 1-like, encoding MTNRGVDRSVECTGSIKAMISAFEYVHDGWGVAILVGMPIKDDVFKTHPMNFLNERTLKGTFYGNYKPRTNLPNVVEKYMKGELELEKFITHTVPFPEINKPFNLMLKGESIKCIIRMDE